The Perca flavescens isolate YP-PL-M2 chromosome 23, PFLA_1.0, whole genome shotgun sequence genome has a window encoding:
- the LOC114550335 gene encoding toll-like receptor 1 codes for MKPDWVAGRKDERGFKLCVTSLQRMKDLSHQNLTTVPLNLPKDTEYLDISHNSIQRLSGAPFSRLSRLCCLKVTHCGLQNISPAVFAHTPALKVLNISYNDLALIPDIPLKQLKILDLANNLYSSYSIPASFQKLTNLDVLSLGSTAAPSVNLHDFDPLANVSLHHLVLGAGIGWQKYDAGALAKLKSLQTFSLFASFCAAPGMFKNVLVDLNATRATSLRFITPFPEKCSVTGEMFNNLRTMPFIRNLTVENTWINSSFMEGFFKNVWLSHLYDLSFVNITYNEDTPDGFQFRTINHTVNLCSITFNGVHHYQYRYPTINMSLEAISNLTYLKFSRSGMNIIPCNLFSVLPALETLDLSDNLLTDAGFWWFKCTQTSVFPKLRRLSLSKNRFSSLSFISEQTNQMKTLESLDLSFNSIYLDRECSWPAQLTELRLGNNNLGNSVFEYLSSHFERIDLSKTGITAVTQETLSRFPKLTHLQLSFNSIQVLPADLSAPALLSLYVDQNAITSVSREVLAGLPGLQTLKAGNNPFVCSCDSYWFVTTLNKSLLPDWPLDYTCSTPPSFAGLSLSEYKTSELSCEMWLQAAVAVPVVIMISAAMGLLFYKCDGVWYTKMLWVWIRVKRRGRKRSHMLKNLSCSYHAFISYSHQDSGWVGSQLVPTLEGARFSLCVHERDFVPGEWIIDNIINCVESSYKTLFVLSKHFVQSEWCNYELFFAQHRAISVQQDSLVFILLEPIPTNSLPKKFLRLRSLLRQQTYLEWPKDERKQQVFWASLKSMLHMADKSMVLKDVALALSDTAPLVTDQE; via the coding sequence ATGAAACCGGACTGGGTGGCTGGACGAAAAGATGAACGGGGATTTAAACTGTGTGTCACATCGTTGCAGAGAATGAAAGACCTCTCTCATCAAAATCTGACAACTGTTCCCTTAAATCTTCCCAAAGACACGGAGTATTTGGACATTTCTCACAACTCCATCCAAAGACTGAGCGGAGCTCCGTTTTCTAGACTGTCCCGGCTCTGTTGTCTGAAGGTGACTCACTGTGGCCTGCAGAACATCTCTCCTGCTGTGTTCGCTCACACGCCAGCACTCAAAGTTCTAAATATATCTTACAATGACTTAGCTCTCATCCCTGACATTCCATTGAAACAGCTGAAAATCCTTGATTTGGCCAACAATCTGTACAGCAGCTATAGTATTCCAGCGTCATTTCAGAAGCTAACGAATCTGGACGTGCTGTCATTGGGCAGCACAGCTGCTCCGTCAGTCAACCTCCATGACTTTGATCCGTTGGCGAACGTTTCTCTGCATCATCTGGTTTTGGGAGCAGGAATTGGCTGGCAAAAGTATGACGCCGGAGCTCTTGCAAAACTGAAGTCTCTTCAAACTTTTTCACTTTTCGCATCTTTTTGCGCTGCTCCCGGGATGTTCAAGAACGTCCTCGTGGACTTGAATGCGACAAGAGCAACATCGCTGAGATTCATCACTCCATTTCCAGAAAAGTGCAGTGTGACCGGCGAAATGTTTAACAACCTGAGAACAATGCCATTCATACGGAATCTCACCGTAGAAAACACGTGGATAAACAGCTCCTTTATGGAGGGCTTTTTCAAGAACGTGTGGCTCTCCCACCTTTATGACCTCTCGTTCGTCAACATCACTTATAATGAAGACACACCAGACGGGTTTCAGTTTCGCACCATTAATCACACGGTCAACCTTTGCTCAATTACCTTCAACGGTGTGCATCATTATCAATACAGATACCCCACAATCAACATGAGCTTAGAGGCCATCTCAAATCTGACCTATTTGAAGTTCTCCAGGAGCGGAATGAACATTATACCCTGCAATCTCTTCTCTGTCCTGCCAGCGCTGGAGACGCTGGATCTGTCAGATAACCTCCTAACGGACGCAGGCTTCTGGTGGTTCAAGTGTACGCAAACCTCCGTCTTCCCCAAACTCAGGAGACTGTCCTTAAGCAAGAATCGATTCAGCAGTCTTTCCTTTATCTCTGAGCAGACAAATCAGATGAAGACATTAGAGTCTCTGGACCTCAGCTTCAACTCCATCTACCTGGACCGGGAATGCTCTTGGCCTGCTCAGCTGACTGAACTCAGACTGGGAAACAACAACCTGGGCAACAGCGTCTTTGAATACCTGTCCTCACACTTTGAGAGGATCGACTTGTCAAAGACGGGAATCACAGCCGTAACGCAGGAAACTCTGTCACGCTTTCCCAAGCTGACCCACCTCCAACTCAGCTTCAACAGCATCCAGGTCCTCCCTGCAGATCTCAGCGCCCCAGCGCTGCTCAGTCTCTACGTAGACCAGAATGCTATCACATCTGTATCCAGGGAGGTCTTAGCAGGACTTCCCGGACTTCAGACCCTCAAAGCTGGAAACAATCCATTCGTCTGCTCATGTGACTCTTATTGGTTCGTCACTACTCTGAACAAGTCCTTGCTCCCGGACTGGCCCTTAGATTATACATGCAGCACCCCGCCATCTTTTGCAGGCCTGTCACTCTCCGAGTACAAAACCAGTGAACTGTCATGTGAGATGTGGCTTCAAGCTGCAGTTGCTGTTCCTGTCGTAATAATGATATCTGCAGCCATGGGTCTGCTTTTCTATAAGTGCGACGGAGTGTGGTATACAAAGATGTTATGGGTGTGGATCAGGGTGAAGAGGAGAGGCAGGAAACGCTCCCACATGTTGAAGAATCTATCCTGTAGTTATCATGCATTCATCTCCTACAGTCACCAGGACTCTGGCTGGGTGGGCAGCCAGCTGGTGCCCACTCTGGAAGGTGCCAGGTTTTCACTCTGCGTTCACGAGCGTGACTTTGTCCCCGGTGAGTGGATCATAGACAACATCATCAACTGTGTGGAGTCCAGCTACAAGACGCTGTTTGTCCTCTCCAAACACTTCGTCCAGAGCGAGTGGTGCAACTACGAGCTCTTCTTTGCCCAGCACAGAGCCATCAGTGTCCAGCAGGACTCTTTAGTCTTCATATTACTGGAGCCCATTCCGACTAACTCTCTGCCCAAAAAGTTCCTGAGACTTAGAAGTTTACTGAGGCAGCAGACGTACCTGGAGTGGCCGAAGGATGAACGGAAGCAGCAGGTTTTTTGGGCAAGTCTTAAATCCATGCTGCACATGGCAGACAAATCGATGGTTCTGAAGGATGTGGCTTTGGCCCTTTCAGATACAGCACCTCTAGTTACAGACCAAGAGTAA